Genomic segment of Kibdelosporangium phytohabitans:
GGTGATCGGCTACGCCTGCTCAGCGGCGATCGACGCGCGGACCTCGTCCATGTCGAGCTCCTGGACCTTGCCGATGAGCTCCTTGAGCCCCTGCGTGGGAAGCGCGCCCGGCTGCGCGTAGACCACGACACCGTCCCGCACGGCCATCAGCGTGGGAATCGAGGAGATCCCGAACGCCTGCGCGAGCCCGGTCTGTGCCTCGGTGTCGACGGTGCCGAAGGTGATGTCGCCGTGTTCCTCCGACGCGCTCTCGTAAACCGGCGCGAACATGCGGCACGGGCCGCACCAGGACGCCCAGAAGTCGACGAGCACCGTGCCAGGGGCGCTCACGACGTCGTTGAAGTTGTCCTCTGTCAGTTCCACGGTCGCCACCGGGATCTCCTTCTGCTCGGGGACCTGACAGGTTCAACCCATCGACCGGCCGGGATGTTCCACGCCCGTCACTGCGCTTTACGCAACCACTGCACGGAACCGGCGAAAGTCGCCTGGTAGACGGCGTTGGCCAGGCGCTGGCCCCACTGCGAGCGCGGGCCGCCGTACGGCTCGTCGCCGTCCTGCGGGCAGCAGACGACGATCGCGTCGCTCGGCGTGCCGGTCCCGGCGATCCCGGCGTCGATCATGGCCTGCGTCTTGGCCTCGGTGGCGGTGACGACGGTGTTGACCAGGGCGGCGTCGCTGAGACCGACCGGCACCCAGCAGACGGTGTTGATGGTGCCGGGCGCCCACTCGGCGCTGTGGTCGGGCGCGGCGGCGTACACGGGGTGCGTCAGTCCGACGGTGGTCACGCATTCAGCGTCGCCGTCGGTGCCGGTGGTGAAGTCCTTGAGCCGGGCGGCGGTGAGCAGGCCGGTTCCGGGACCGGCGAGGTGCCAGTCGGCGGCCAGCCCGGTGAGGTGCTCGACGGGATCGCGGTGGTACTCGTACTCGACCCGCACGTTGACCACCCACCGGCACGGGTTGATCCCGCCGCCGACCACACCGGTGGAGATCGCCCGTGTGCCTTCCGGCATGGACCACATGAGCATGGGCCGTCCGTCCCGCTGGTCGGCAACGGTCGGCTGGAGGATGGAGAACACGTGCTGTCCCTGGGTCGCTTGGTCTACCGCGGGCGGTGGTGGATTGTCTCCAGCCGGGCCAGGTCGTCGCTCGTGAGCCGCAGCGCGGCGGCGGCGATGTTGTCGGCGAGGTGGTCGACGTTGCCTGTGCCCGGGATGACCAGCACGTGTTCTCCGCGCTGCAGCGCCCATGCCAGGCGGATCTGGGCGGGGCTGGCGTCGTGCGCGCGGGCGATGTCGAGGATCTCGTCGTGCTCGGCGTCGCCGGCTCCGGCCTCACGCCCGGCTCCGGCGATGGCGAAGTACGGAACGAACGCCACGCCCTGCTCACCGCACGCGCGTAGGTGCTGGTCCTGTTCAGGGCGGTGGCCCAGGCCGTAGGAGTTCTGCACGCACACCACCGGCGCGATCACCTGGGCCTGGGCCAGGTGCGCCAGGCCGGCGTTGGACAGGCCGAGGTGGCGGATCAGCCCGGCGTCCCGCAGGTCGGCGAGCGCACCGAAGTGCTCGGCGACCGAGCCGGCACCGGACAGCCGGAGGTTCACCAGGTCCAGGCTTTCCCGGCCGAGCTGGCGCAGGTTCTCCTCGACCTGGCCGCGCAGCTGGTCCGGTGTGGACCGCGGCAGCCAGCCACCGGACGCGTCCCGCCGCGGCCCGACCTTGGTCGCGATCAGCAGGTCGTCCGGGTACGGCGACAGCGCGGTGTTGATCAGCTCGTTGGCCGATCGCAGTGCGGAGAAGTAGAACCCGGCGGTGTCGATGTGGTTGACGCCCGACTCGACCGCGCGCCGCAACACCTTGATCGCCTGGTCACGGTCGCCCGGGATGGCGTCGGGCGCGAACGCGGTACCCCGCTGGGGCAGGCGCATGGCGCCGAAGCCGACCCGGTTGACCGTCAGGTCCCCGAGAGTCCAGGTTCCCGCGGCCGCGGCGCCGGTCGTGTCAGAAGCCATGGGCCCGAGTCTGCCACCTGGTGATCACGGACCCGGGCGGTGGACCGGGACGTCAGCTGGCCACCAGTGGCCCGAACACCAGGGTTCCCGGCGCGTCGGCGTTGTCGCCCGCCCAGAACTCGAACCACAGCGTCGCGAACTCGGCGCGCGAGAGCCGCCCGTCCCCGTCGGTGTCGAGTGCCGGGAAGATCGGGTCGGTGTCGGTCGTGGTGCCGTTCCACGCTTCGATCATCTGGCGGTACTCGGCCGCCGAGACGTATCCGTCCCCGTCCGCGTCGATGGCTTTGAACATCGCGTCGGCGGTGGCGACCACCGTGTCCGGCATCTCCGGCAGCCGGTCGACCACGAGCAGGACCTCGTCCAGGGTGACCTTGTTGTCCCTGTCCTGATCGGACGCTGCCAGCAGGGTGGCCCACCAGCCCAGCATGATGGAGGTCAGGCGTTGCTCGTCCGCGCCGCGCAGCGCCGTCCACCGGTCGGCCAGCGCCCGGAAGTCCCGCTCCTCAAGGAAACCGTCGCTGTCGACGTCCATGGCGCCGAACACACCGGCTACTTTGCGTCGTTGTAAGTCGCTCGCCATGCCGTCGACAGTAGGCTGAACGGCCGAGCACGCGCGTCGGCCATTCAGGCGACCCGCTTCTACCGGAACAGTGCGAGGACCAGCACTCCGGACACGACACCGATCGCGATTCCGGCGACGCCCAGTGTGGCTCGGTGCTCGCGCAGCACCGGGATGCCGCGGTCCAGGGCTAGCCGCCCGGGGCCGGTGAGCGCGACGGCGGCGGTGGCGACGACGAGCAGCAGTTCGTACTCGATGCCGCCCTTGGCCGCGAAGAACCCGGATCCCCACATGACCGCGACGGCGTTGATCATGGTGCCGATGATCGCGGCGCAGGCCAGCGGCGTGAACAGGCCAACGGTCAAGGCGAGGCCGCCGACGATGTGGCTCAGTCCGGACAGGACGGCCATCAGCGTCGAGGCGGAGTAGCCGCTGGCGGCGAAGAACGCGGCGGTGCCGTCGATGCCGCCGCCACCGAACCAGCCGAGCAGTTGCTGGGCTCCGTGCGCCGCCATGATCAGGCCCAGTGCGGCCCGCAGCACCAGCAATCCGCTGTCAGTCCCGCGCTTGACGTCCACTTCGGCCACGACAGCCATGAAAGGTCCCTCCACAGGTTGGTTCAAATTCGAACGAAGCGTATCCCGGTTTGTTCACATTTCAACGACCGCGGCGCGGGTCGACAGGGAACCGACAGGCCGGCCGGTCACGAATAGGCTTGTCCCCATGACGGACGACAGATGGTTGACCGAGTCGGAACTGGCCGCGTGGAAGGACTTCCTCACGGTCACCGCGACCATCCACCGGCGGATCGAGCAGCAGCTGAAAGACGAAGCGGGCCTGACCCACCCGCAGTACGAGGTGCTCACCCGACTGTCGGACACACCCGAAGGCTCACTGCGGATGACCGAGCTGGCACAGGCGGCCGTGACGTCCAAGAGCGGCCTGACCTACCAGGTCACCCAGCTGGAGAAGGCCGGTCTCGTCGGCCGCCGCACGTCCACACACGACGAACGCGGCGTGGTGGCCTACCTGACCGACAAGGGCTGGGCCAAGATCCGCGACACCGCACCCGGTCACGCGGCGCTGGTCCGCGCGCTGTTCCGCGACGGCTTGTCGGAGCGGGAGTTCACCGGCATGGCCACGGCGATCGCGGCGCTGCACGACCACCTGCGCTGACCTCTGGCGATTATCCGTTGGAACGTGTCCTTTTCGCCAATGGTGACCAGGCCGCGCCCTGCATAGCGTTCCGGCAAGATCCGTGTTCGATCTCGCCGGAAACCGAGGACACCGTTGACGACTGCGATTGTCTTTGCCCTGGTCCCTTTCGCCTACATCGTGGCGATGTCGCTCGTGCGCGAGCCGCAACGCCGCCGCCTCAACGCCGTCGCCGTGGCCGGTGCCGGCGCGGCCTACCTGAGCAGCGGCGGCATGGGCGGCTGGGAGATCCCGTTCACCGTCGTCGTGACGTACTGCGCGTTCCGCGGCCTGGAATCGTGGACCTTCATCGGGATCGCCTGGTTGCTGCACACCGGGTGGGACATCGTGCACCACGTCAAGGGATACCCGATCATCCCGTTCGTCGAGCACTCGTCGCTCGGGTGCGCCGTCTGCGATCCCGTGCTGGCCATCTGGTGCTTCATGGGCGGCCGGTCGATCCTGCCCACGAAACGCGAGCCAACGCCGACGTCCAACGAGCGGGACTAGGCCCCAGCCCTGTGGGTGGCCACCCGATCCGCGGCCACCCACAGGAGCTCTCTACACGGCGACGAAGCTGAGCCGTGTCGCGTTGGCCGTGGCGTCGTCCGGCTGCTGCTGCGCCGAGCGCTCAGCGTCCACCCGGGACAGATAACTGTCCACTTCGTGCTGCCGTTTGGCGTCGTCCCACCCGAGAACCGGGGCGACGAGAGCGGCCACCTCGGCAGCGGCGGCCACACCGCGGTCCGGCTGCTCGATGGAGATCCGCGTACGCCGGGTGAGCACGTCCTCCAGGTGCAGGGCACCTTCGTGCGAGGCCGCGTACACGGCCTCCACCTTCAGGTAGTCCTGCGCACCGGTGATCGGCTCGGCCAGGACAGGGCGTTCGCGGACCAGCGCGAGCAGGTCGTGGATGGCGGTGCCGTACCGCTGCAGCAAGTGCTCAATCCGGGCGACCGGGAGTCCCGTGTGGACAGCCACGTCGGTGCGGTCACGCCACAGTTCGTGGTAGCCGTCCCCGCCCAGGATCGGCTGCCGGTCGGTCGCGGACGGCCGCACGGGCCGAGACAGGTTCTCCGCCGCCATGTCCACCGCGTCCTCGGCCATCACCCGGTAGGTCGTGTACTTGCCGCCCGCGATGACCACCAGCCCCGGCGCCGGGTTGGCGACCGCGTGCTCACGGGACAGCTTGGTGGTCTCCGCCGCCTTCGCCGCGAGCAGTGGCCGCAGTCCCGCGTACACGCCTTCGATGTCGTCACGGGTGATCGGCGTGCGCAGCACGGCGTTGACGTGGTCGAGCACGTAGTCCACATCGGCCTTGCTGGCAGCCGGGTGGTTGCGGTCGAGTTCCCACGGGGTGTCGGTGGTGCCCACGATCCAGTGGCGGCCCCACGGGATGACGAACAGCACGCTCTTCTCGGTGCGCAGGATCAGCCCGGTGTCCAGGTCGATCTTCTCCTTGGGCACCACCAGGTGGATGCCCTTGGACGCGCGGACCGTGAACGGCGCCGGGATCCCGGCCGCCTTGGCGATGTCGTCGCTCCACACCCCGGTCGCGGCGATCACGACGCGGGCCCGGACGTCGAACTCGGCGCCGCTCTCCCGGTCACGCACGCGTGCGCCGGTGATCCGGTCGCCCGACCGCAGCAACTCGGTCATCCGTGCCCGAGTCAGCACCGCGGCACCCTGTTCGGCCGCGGTGCGCGCGATCATCATGGTGTGCCGGGCGTCGTCGACCTGGGCGTCGTAGTACTGGATCGCGCCGATCAACGCGTCGGGGGCGAGCCCCGGGGCGACTTCGAACGCACGGCGGCGGCTGAGGTGCCGGTGCCGGGGCAGCGCACGCGCGCCGCCGAGCGTGTCGTAGAGCATCACGCCCGCGCCGATGTAGCCGCGCTCCCACACCCGGTGCGTCAGCGGCACCAGGAACTTCACCGGGCGCACCAGGTGCGGGGCCAGTGTCGTGAGCAGCAGCCCACGTTCCTTCAGCGCCTCCCGCACCAGCTTGAAGTCCAGCTGTTCCAGGTAGCGCAGGCCACCGTGGATCAGCTTGCTGGACCGGCTGGAGGTGCCCGCGGCGAAGTCGCGGGCCTCGACCAGCCCGGCCGACAGGCCGCGCGACGCGGCGTCCAGCGCGATGCCGGCGCCGGTCACCCCGCCGCCGATCACCAGGACGTCGACTTCCCGCGTGCGCAGCGTACGCAGCGCGTCCGCGCGGTACTGCGGGGAAAGCGGTACAGCAGACACTTCGACCATCTCCCTATTCCACGTCGACCCAGTCGAGCGTCCGGCCGACGGCTTTCTTCCAGCCCTCGTAGCCCGTGGCCCGCTGCTCCTCGGTCCAGCTCGGCTGCCAGCGCCGGTCTTCGTTCCAGTTCCGCACGAGTTCCTCAGTGGACTTCCAGAACCCGATGGCCAGCCCGGCGGCGTAGGCGGCGCCGAGTGCGGTGGTCTCCGCGACGACCGGTTTGGACACCGGCACGCCCAGCACGTCGGCCTGCATCTGCATGCACAGCTGGTTGGCGGTCACGCCACCGTCCACACGCAACACGTCGAGTGTGACACCGGAGTCGTTCTGCATGGCCTCGACGACGTCACGGCTCTGGTAGCAGATCGCCTCCAGGGTGGCCCGCGCGACGTGCGCGTTGGTGGTCGCGCGGGTCAGGCCGACGATCGCGCCGCGGGCGTCGGATCGCCAGTACGGCGCGAACAGGCCGGAGAACGCGGGCACGAAGTAGATCCCGCCGTTGTCGGCGACCTGGGCGGCCAGGGTCTCGCTCTGCGAGGCGCCGCTGATGATGCCGAGCTGGTCACGCAGCCACTGCACGGCCGAGCCGGTGACCGCGATCGAGCCTTCCAGTGCGTACACCGGCTTGTCGTCGCCGAACTGGTAGCACAACGTGGTCAGCAGGCCGTGCTTGGAGCGCACGAGCTCGTGGCCGGTGTTGAGCAGCAGGAAGTTGCCGGTGCCGTAGGTGTTCTTGGCCTCGCCGGGCCGGAGGCAGACCTGGCCGACGGTGGCGGCCTGCTGGTCGCCGAGGTCGCCGGTGATCGGCACCTCGCCGTGGAACGGGCCACCCGCCCTGGTGACGCCGAGGTGCCCGGACGACGGCTTGATCTGCGGCAGCATCCGGCGCGGGATGCCGAAGAACGACAGCAGTTCGTCGTCCCACGCCAGCGTTTCCAGGTCCATCAGCATGGTGCGGCTGGCGTTGGTCGGGTCGGTGACGTGCGCGCCGCCGTCCTTGCCGCCGGTCAGGTTCCACAGCAGCCAGGTGTCGGTGGTGCCGAACAGGGCGTCGCCGTTCTCGGCGTCCGCGCGCACGCCGTCGACGTTCTCCAGGATCCACTGGAGTTTGCCGCCGGAGAAGTACGTGGCGGGCGGCAGTCCGGCCTTGCGGCGGATCACGTCGCCCTTGCCGCTGCGCTCGAGCTCGGTGGCGATGCGGTCGGTGCGGGTGTCCTGCCAGACGATGGCGTTGCAGTACGGGCGGCCGGTGCGCCGGTTCCAGACCACTGTGGTCTCACGCTGGTTGGTGATGCCCAGCGCGGCCAGGTCGGCGGCGGTGAGCGTGGTCTTGGCGAACGTGGACTCGATCACCGAGCGGGTGCGTTCCCAGATCTCGGTGGGGTTGTGCTCGACCCAGCCCGGCCTGGGCAGGATCTGCTCGTGTTCGAGCTGGTGGCGGGCGATCTCGTTGCCACCGTGGTCGAAGATCATGAACCGGGTGCTGGTGGTGCCCTGGTCGACGGACGCGACGAATTCCGGCATCGGGGGTCACTCCTTCCTCAGGCCTTGACGGCGACTGGCTCGTCGGCTGGCAGGAACTTCTCGATGAAGAACTTGTAGATCGCGGCGCCGATCAGCGCGCCGACAACCGGGGCGACGACCGGAATCCACCAATACGAGTGACCGTGCTGGTCCTGGAACGCCGTTTCGTAGCCGGTCAGCCAGGACGCCAGCCGCGGCCCGAAGTCGCGGGCGGGGTTGATCGCGTAACCGGCGTTGGTTCCCCACGCCATCCCGATCGCGACCACGGAGAACCCGACGACGAGCGGGCCCATGTTGGCCAGCGGCGCGGTGTTGCGCAGGTCGGTGATGGCGAAGATGACCAGCACGAGGATGGCGGTGCCGATGATCTGGTCACGGAACGCGCCCCAGTCACCCACCGGAAGGGTGCCGTTACCCGGAAGGGTGGAGAACACGCCCTGCGTCTTGATCGTCAGGCCGGGGTCGGCGGCGTTGAGCACCTCGGTGTAGTTCCACCGCACCAGCAGCGCGGCCAGGAACGCGCCCGCGGTCTGCGCGAGGGCGTACGGCGCGACCTTCTTCCACGAGAAGCCCTTGAACACCGCGAGCGCGATCGTCACGGCGGGGTTGAGATGCGCGCCGCTGACCCGGGAGGCGACGTACACGCCCAGTGTCACGCCCAGCCCCCACGCCCAGGCGATGCTGTCGTGATCACCGATCCCGGCGGCGGCCACCTGGGCGACCACGCCGCAGCCGAACAGGATCAGGATCAGCGTCCCGACGAACTCGGCGGCCAGCTCGCCGGCGAGCCCGCGGGACTTGAGGTTTCGCAGCACTGCATTCCTCCACAAAGGACACCCAAGGCCCCGGCTCACCCGAACGTTAAGATCGTGGAAAGAACAGGTCAACGAGTGCCGGTCGGCATTGTCGAACGGCGCGCGGAGGGTGTTCGACAATGCCGAATCGGAGCCGGTGAGGAGGTCGCGCGGGCGGTGCCGGGACCCATCCAGTCGATCGAACGAGCCGCCGCGATCCTGCGGCTGCTGGCCCGCGGCTCCGGCAAGCTCGGCGTCGGCGAGATCGCCGAGTCGCTCGAGCTGGCCAAGGCGACCGCGCACGGCATCCTGCGCACCCTGCAGGGCGTCGGGTTCGTCGAGCAGGACCGCGACACCGGCAAGTACCAGCTCGGCGCGGCCCTGCTGCACCTGGGCACCAGCTACCTGGACGTCAACGAACTGCGGTCCCGCGCGATCAACTGGGCGGACGCGCTGGCCGCGCGCAGCGGCGAGGCGGTCCGGATCGGGTCTCCCCTCGACGGGCGGGTGCTGGTGGTGCACCACGTGTTCCGGCCGGACGACTCGCTGCAGACCCTGGACGTCGGCGCGCTGCTGCCGTTGCACGCGACCGCGCTGGGCAAGGTGCTGCTGGCCTACGACACGGCGCTGGTGGCCTCCCTGCGCGGCAGCGAGATCGTCGCCTACACCCGGCGGACGTTGTCGTCACTGACCGCGATCAAGCGTGCCCTGGCCGGTGTGCGTGAGGGAGGTTGGGCGGGCGAACTCGGTGAGATGACGCCCGGCGAGGCCGGTATCGCGGCGCCGATCCGGGGGCACGGTGGGATCGTGGTCGGTGCGCTGGGGATCTCGGGTGCCGTGGAACGCCTGATGGATTCGCACGGCAGTCCGAAGGCGACACTGCTCGGGCACGTGCGCGACGCCGCCCGTGCGGTGTCCCGCGACCTCGGCGCGTCCCGGTGGTGAGGGTGAGATGACGCATCGTTACGTGATGTCGGTCGACCAGGGCACCACGTCGACCCGGTGCATCCTGTTCGACGCGCGCGGCAGGCTGGTGTCGGTGGTGCAGCGCGAGCACCAGCAGCACTTCCCCCGGCCCGGCTGGGTGGAGCACGACGCGGCCGAGATCTGGCGCAACCTGGCGCGGCTGATGCCGGAGGCGCTGGCCCGGGCCGGGGCGAGCGCGGAGCAGATCGTCGGGCTGGGCATCGCCAACCAGCGTGAGACGACCGTGCTGTGGGACCGGCGGACGGGCGCGCCGATCGGCCGCGCGATCGTCTGGCAGGACACCCGGACCGACCGGGTGGTCGAACAACTGACCAGGGAGCCGGGCGCGAAACGGGTGCGTGAGCTGTGCGGGTTGCCGCTGGCCACGTACTTCTCGGCGCCCAAGATCCGCTGGCTGCTGGACCAGACCCCGGGGTTGCCGGAGCGGGCCGAGTGCGGCGAGGTGCTGTTCGGCACGACGGAGAGCTGGCTGATCTGGAACCTGACCGGTGGCCTGCACATCACCGACGTGACCAACGCCAGCCGCACGATGCTGATGAACCTGCGGACGTTGTCGTGGGACGACGAACTGCTGGATTTCTTCGGCATCCCCCGCGCGATGCTGCCGGAGATCCGGTCGTCCACAGAGGTCTACGGCACCACCACGACCGTGGTGCCCGGTATCCGGATCGCGGCGGCGCTCGGCGACCAGCAGGCGGCGTTGTTCGGCCAGACCTGCTTCGCGCCGGGCGAGGCGAAGTGCACGTACGGCACGGGCAGTTTCCTGTTGCTCAACACCGGCCAGACCCCGGTGCGCAGCGCGCACGGGATGCTGACCACGGTCGGGTTCAAGATCGGTGCCGAGCCCGCGGTGTACGCGCTGGAAGGCTCGATCGCGGTGACCGGCTCGCTGGTGCAGTGGTTGCGCGACAGCCTGGAGCTGATCGGCACCGCGCCGGAGATCGAAACCCTGGCACGGACCGTGGCCGACAACGGCGGCTGCTACATCGTGCCCGCGTTCTCCGGGCTGTTCGCGCCGCACTGGCACAGCGAGGCCCGTGGCGTGATCGCCGGGCTGACGTCGTACATCACCAAGGGGCACCTGGCGCGGGCGGTGCTGGAGGCGACCGGCTGGCAGACGCGGGAAGTCGTCGACGCGATGAACGCCGACTCCGGCCTGGCGCTGTCGACGCTGAGAGTGGACGGCGGGATGACCGCGAACAACCTGCTGATGCAGATCGTCGCGGACGTGCTGGACGTGCCGGTGGTGCGGCCGATGGTGGCCGAGACGGTGTCGCTCGGCGCGGCCTACGCGGCGGGCCTGTCGGTCGGGTACTGGCCGGACCTGGAAGGCCTGCGCCGCAACTGGCACCGCGCGGGCCAGTGGCAGCCCACGATGGCGCAGGCGCGGCGGGAGGCCGAGTACGTGAACTGGCGCCAGGCCGTCGAGCTGACCTTCGGCTGGATGCGCCCGGTGGACGCGGCCCGCCCGCCGGGCACGGACGTGGTCGACGTGATCCTCGACGACCACCGCCGGATGGAGAACCTGCTGCGCGAGCTGCGCGACGACGACGCCGACCGGGCCGGTGTGCTGCGCGAGCTGGCCAGTCAGCTGAGCGCGCACGTGGCGGCGACCGAGCGGGTGCTGCACACCGATCCCGCCGAGGGCCTCGTCCCCGAGGATCCGGACGAACTGGAACGCGTGGTCCAGGCGCACATCCGGGACGAGGAACGCACGCTGCTCAACGAACTGCGCCGCACGCTGTCCCCTTCGGACAGAACAGCGCTCGGCCGGGCGTTCACCGCCGAACGCACCCGGCGGTTCGCCCCGTGACGCTCCTACCGTGAGCGGCGGCCGGGCTTCCCGCGTTTGCCCGGCTGCGGCGCACCTTGGCGCCGAACCGGTTTCGCCCCGGTCTTCTTGGCAGGCGCCGGTTTCTTAGCCTTGGGCTGAGGTTGGGGCTGGGCCGGTTGGCGGCCGCGGGTGCTGTTCACGGTCCGGCCGCGCACGATCCCGATGAACTGCTCCACCAGGTCGGTGGTCTCCTCCTCCGGCCACGA
This window contains:
- a CDS encoding EF-hand domain-containing protein, whose product is MASDLQRRKVAGVFGAMDVDSDGFLEERDFRALADRWTALRGADEQRLTSIMLGWWATLLAASDQDRDNKVTLDEVLLVVDRLPEMPDTVVATADAMFKAIDADGDGYVSAAEYRQMIEAWNGTTTDTDPIFPALDTDGDGRLSRAEFATLWFEFWAGDNADAPGTLVFGPLVAS
- the glpD gene encoding glycerol-3-phosphate dehydrogenase — translated: MVEVSAVPLSPQYRADALRTLRTREVDVLVIGGGVTGAGIALDAASRGLSAGLVEARDFAAGTSSRSSKLIHGGLRYLEQLDFKLVREALKERGLLLTTLAPHLVRPVKFLVPLTHRVWERGYIGAGVMLYDTLGGARALPRHRHLSRRRAFEVAPGLAPDALIGAIQYYDAQVDDARHTMMIARTAAEQGAAVLTRARMTELLRSGDRITGARVRDRESGAEFDVRARVVIAATGVWSDDIAKAAGIPAPFTVRASKGIHLVVPKEKIDLDTGLILRTEKSVLFVIPWGRHWIVGTTDTPWELDRNHPAASKADVDYVLDHVNAVLRTPITRDDIEGVYAGLRPLLAAKAAETTKLSREHAVANPAPGLVVIAGGKYTTYRVMAEDAVDMAAENLSRPVRPSATDRQPILGGDGYHELWRDRTDVAVHTGLPVARIEHLLQRYGTAIHDLLALVRERPVLAEPITGAQDYLKVEAVYAASHEGALHLEDVLTRRTRISIEQPDRGVAAAAEVAALVAPVLGWDDAKRQHEVDSYLSRVDAERSAQQQPDDATANATRLSFVAV
- the glpK gene encoding glycerol kinase GlpK is translated as MPEFVASVDQGTTSTRFMIFDHGGNEIARHQLEHEQILPRPGWVEHNPTEIWERTRSVIESTFAKTTLTAADLAALGITNQRETTVVWNRRTGRPYCNAIVWQDTRTDRIATELERSGKGDVIRRKAGLPPATYFSGGKLQWILENVDGVRADAENGDALFGTTDTWLLWNLTGGKDGGAHVTDPTNASRTMLMDLETLAWDDELLSFFGIPRRMLPQIKPSSGHLGVTRAGGPFHGEVPITGDLGDQQAATVGQVCLRPGEAKNTYGTGNFLLLNTGHELVRSKHGLLTTLCYQFGDDKPVYALEGSIAVTGSAVQWLRDQLGIISGASQSETLAAQVADNGGIYFVPAFSGLFAPYWRSDARGAIVGLTRATTNAHVARATLEAICYQSRDVVEAMQNDSGVTLDVLRVDGGVTANQLCMQMQADVLGVPVSKPVVAETTALGAAYAAGLAIGFWKSTEELVRNWNEDRRWQPSWTEEQRATGYEGWKKAVGRTLDWVDVE
- a CDS encoding DUF6010 family protein, which codes for MTTAIVFALVPFAYIVAMSLVREPQRRRLNAVAVAGAGAAYLSSGGMGGWEIPFTVVVTYCAFRGLESWTFIGIAWLLHTGWDIVHHVKGYPIIPFVEHSSLGCAVCDPVLAIWCFMGGRSILPTKREPTPTSNERD
- a CDS encoding MIP/aquaporin family protein — translated: MLRNLKSRGLAGELAAEFVGTLILILFGCGVVAQVAAAGIGDHDSIAWAWGLGVTLGVYVASRVSGAHLNPAVTIALAVFKGFSWKKVAPYALAQTAGAFLAALLVRWNYTEVLNAADPGLTIKTQGVFSTLPGNGTLPVGDWGAFRDQIIGTAILVLVIFAITDLRNTAPLANMGPLVVGFSVVAIGMAWGTNAGYAINPARDFGPRLASWLTGYETAFQDQHGHSYWWIPVVAPVVGALIGAAIYKFFIEKFLPADEPVAVKA
- a CDS encoding MarR family winged helix-turn-helix transcriptional regulator, giving the protein MTDDRWLTESELAAWKDFLTVTATIHRRIEQQLKDEAGLTHPQYEVLTRLSDTPEGSLRMTELAQAAVTSKSGLTYQVTQLEKAGLVGRRTSTHDERGVVAYLTDKGWAKIRDTAPGHAALVRALFRDGLSEREFTGMATAIAALHDHLR
- a CDS encoding IclR family transcriptional regulator, which gives rise to MPGPIQSIERAAAILRLLARGSGKLGVGEIAESLELAKATAHGILRTLQGVGFVEQDRDTGKYQLGAALLHLGTSYLDVNELRSRAINWADALAARSGEAVRIGSPLDGRVLVVHHVFRPDDSLQTLDVGALLPLHATALGKVLLAYDTALVASLRGSEIVAYTRRTLSSLTAIKRALAGVREGGWAGELGEMTPGEAGIAAPIRGHGGIVVGALGISGAVERLMDSHGSPKATLLGHVRDAARAVSRDLGASRW
- the trxA gene encoding thioredoxin; the protein is MATVELTEDNFNDVVSAPGTVLVDFWASWCGPCRMFAPVYESASEEHGDITFGTVDTEAQTGLAQAFGISSIPTLMAVRDGVVVYAQPGALPTQGLKELIGKVQELDMDEVRASIAAEQA
- a CDS encoding oxidoreductase encodes the protein MASDTTGAAAAGTWTLGDLTVNRVGFGAMRLPQRGTAFAPDAIPGDRDQAIKVLRRAVESGVNHIDTAGFYFSALRSANELINTALSPYPDDLLIATKVGPRRDASGGWLPRSTPDQLRGQVEENLRQLGRESLDLVNLRLSGAGSVAEHFGALADLRDAGLIRHLGLSNAGLAHLAQAQVIAPVVCVQNSYGLGHRPEQDQHLRACGEQGVAFVPYFAIAGAGREAGAGDAEHDEILDIARAHDASPAQIRLAWALQRGEHVLVIPGTGNVDHLADNIAAAALRLTSDDLARLETIHHRPR
- a CDS encoding DoxX family protein, with protein sequence MAVVAEVDVKRGTDSGLLVLRAALGLIMAAHGAQQLLGWFGGGGIDGTAAFFAASGYSASTLMAVLSGLSHIVGGLALTVGLFTPLACAAIIGTMINAVAVMWGSGFFAAKGGIEYELLLVVATAAVALTGPGRLALDRGIPVLREHRATLGVAGIAIGVVSGVLVLALFR
- a CDS encoding adenosylcobinamide amidohydrolase; the encoded protein is MFSILQPTVADQRDGRPMLMWSMPEGTRAISTGVVGGGINPCRWVVNVRVEYEYHRDPVEHLTGLAADWHLAGPGTGLLTAARLKDFTTGTDGDAECVTTVGLTHPVYAAAPDHSAEWAPGTINTVCWVPVGLSDAALVNTVVTATEAKTQAMIDAGIAGTGTPSDAIVVCCPQDGDEPYGGPRSQWGQRLANAVYQATFAGSVQWLRKAQ
- the glpK gene encoding glycerol kinase GlpK, giving the protein MTHRYVMSVDQGTTSTRCILFDARGRLVSVVQREHQQHFPRPGWVEHDAAEIWRNLARLMPEALARAGASAEQIVGLGIANQRETTVLWDRRTGAPIGRAIVWQDTRTDRVVEQLTREPGAKRVRELCGLPLATYFSAPKIRWLLDQTPGLPERAECGEVLFGTTESWLIWNLTGGLHITDVTNASRTMLMNLRTLSWDDELLDFFGIPRAMLPEIRSSTEVYGTTTTVVPGIRIAAALGDQQAALFGQTCFAPGEAKCTYGTGSFLLLNTGQTPVRSAHGMLTTVGFKIGAEPAVYALEGSIAVTGSLVQWLRDSLELIGTAPEIETLARTVADNGGCYIVPAFSGLFAPHWHSEARGVIAGLTSYITKGHLARAVLEATGWQTREVVDAMNADSGLALSTLRVDGGMTANNLLMQIVADVLDVPVVRPMVAETVSLGAAYAAGLSVGYWPDLEGLRRNWHRAGQWQPTMAQARREAEYVNWRQAVELTFGWMRPVDAARPPGTDVVDVILDDHRRMENLLRELRDDDADRAGVLRELASQLSAHVAATERVLHTDPAEGLVPEDPDELERVVQAHIRDEERTLLNELRRTLSPSDRTALGRAFTAERTRRFAP